A genomic stretch from Theobroma cacao cultivar B97-61/B2 chromosome 4, Criollo_cocoa_genome_V2, whole genome shotgun sequence includes:
- the LOC18601662 gene encoding LRR receptor-like serine/threonine-protein kinase RPK2, with protein sequence MGSFSASVIKWQPFFLLFFCVLNCVVLGDISSDKAVLLEFKKSVSDPSGLLSTWTETSHHCSWAGVSCDNNSSVLSLNITGFGKGQKGNFNNTDASVSFSCSDYSLFPFYGFGIRRNCGGSNGSLFGKLLPSIGKLSELRILSLPFNGFGGEIPTEIWGLKKLEVLDLENNLLSGSLPPGVSGLKNLRVLNLGFNNISGEIPSWLSSLEQMEILNLAGNLVNGTIPGFVGRFRGVYLSFTWLGGSLPADIGEGCKLEHLDLSGNYLVGQIPASLGKCSQLRSLLLYTNLLEEGIPREIGQLQNLEVLDVSRNSLSGPIPVELGNCSGLTVLVLSNMFNPYDDLAMAKGDPSSVNDDFNFYQGGIPDEITKLSKLRVLWAPRATLEGNLPSDWGTCDSLEMVNLAQNFFAGEIPIGLSLCEKLRYLDLSSNKRLTGELSEELAVPCMSVFDIGENSLSGSIPRFYNRGCPDVLTSDSYSFEPFNATSAYLSFLASKTRAGTSIEFFGGDAAPAVFHNFGGNNFTGSVLSMPIAPQRLGKQISYAFYAGENLLSGPFPGNLFENCNTLDALFVNISYNRMSGQIPAEISKICKSLKFLDVSVNEITGPIPPSVGDLVSLVSLNLSSNLLQDQIPSSFGQMKDLRYISLAGNNLTGSIPSSFGQLQSLQVLDLSSNSLSGEIPEGLVNLRNLAVLLLNNNKLSGQIPSGLANVTMLSAFNVSFNNLSGPLPSSNNLMKCSSLLGNPLLQPCHAYSLMPSSDQARAGDSQNYAASPPGSATQRTGNNGFNSIEIASITSASAILSVLLALVILFLYTRKWNSKSKIISSTKKEVTIFSDIGVPLTFDSVVRATGNFNASNCIGNGGFGSTYKAEISTGVLVAIKRLAIGRLQGFEHFDAEIKILGRLRHANLVTLIGYHVSETETFLVYNYLPGGNLEKFIQERSTRAVDWRILYKIALDIARALAYLHDECVPRILHRDVKPSNILLDDDYTAYLSDFGLARLLGTSETHATTGVAGTFGYVAPEYAMTCRVSDKADVYSYGVVLLELLSDKKALDPSFSPYGNGFNIVQWSCLLLRQGQAKEFFTAGLWDAGPQNDLVEVLHLAVVCTVDSLSTRPTMKQVVRRLKQLQPSSC encoded by the coding sequence ATGGGTTCTTTTTCAGCATCAGTTATCAAGTGGCAGCCATTTTTCTTACTCTTCTTCTGTGTATTAAACTGTGTCGTTTTGGGTGATATTTCTTCAGACAAAGCTGTTCTTCTTGAGTTTAAGAAGTCTGTCTCGGATCCTTCGGGGCTTTTGTCTACTTGGACTGAAACTTCCCATCATTGTTCATGGGCTGGTGTTTCATGTGACAACAACTCCAGTGTTTTGTCTCTTAACATAACTGGTTTTGGAAAAGGGCAAAAAGGTAATTTCAACAATACAGATGCTTCTGTTTCGTTTTCTTGTTCTGATTATAGTTTATTTCCATTTTATGGATTTGGTATTCGAAGGAATTGTGGGGGAAGTAATGGGAGTTTGTTTGGAAAGTTGTTGCCTTCGATTGGAAAATTGAGTGAACTGAGAATTCTCTCACTTCCTTTTAATGGATTTGGAGGTGAAATTCCTACTGAAATTTGGGGTTTGAAAAAATTGGAGGTACTTGATTTAGAGAACAATTTGTTATCTGGGTCATTGCCTCCTGGCGTTTCTGGGTTAAAGAATTTGCGAGTTCTTAATTTGggttttaataatattagtgGAGAGATACCAAGTTGGCTTTCGAGTTTGGAACAAATGGAGATACTGAATTTGGCTGGTAATCTTGTGAATGGAACCATTCCTGGATTTGTTGGAAGGTTTAGAGGTGTTTACTTGTCATTTACGTGGCTTGGTGGGTCACTGCCAGCTGATATTGGTGAAGGCTGTAAGCTTGAGCATTTGGATTTGTCGGGGAATTACTTAGTTGGTCAGATACCTGCTAGTTTGGGTAAGTGTAGTCAGTTGAGGTCGTTGTTGTTGTATACAAATTTGTTGGAGGAAGGGATTCCGCGTGAAATTGGCCAGCTTCAGAATCTTGAAGTGTTGGATGTTTCGAGGAATAGTTTGAGTGGTCCAATACCTGTTGAGCTTGGGAATTGTTCTGGATTGACCGTGCTTGTGCTTTCAAATATGTTCAATCCGTATGATGATCTTGCTATGGCTAAAGGGGATCCAAGTTCTGtaaatgatgattttaatttttatcaagGTGGAATTCCTGATGAAATTACAAAGCTTTCAAAGCTGAGGGTATTATGGGCTCCAAGGGCAACACTTGAGGGCAACTTGCCAAGTGACTGGGGCACTTGTGACAGCTTGGAGATGGTAAATTTGGCTCAGAATTTTTTTGCAGGGGAAATTCCTATTGGTCTTAGTCTCTGCGAGAAGCTGCGGTACCTTGACTTAAGCTCAAATAAGCGCCTTACTGGAGAGCTTAGTGAGGAACTTGCAGTTCCTTGTATGAGTGTGTTTGACATTGGTGAAAATTCCTTGTCAGGTTCAATCCCTAGATTCTACAACCGTGGATGCCCTGATGTTCTTACCTCAGATTCGTATTCCTTTGAACCCTTCAACGCAACATCTGCATATTTATCGTTTTTGGCAAGTAAAACTAGGGCTGGAACAtctattgaattttttggaGGAGATGCTGCTCCTGCTGTGTTTCATAACTTTGGAGGTAACAACTTTACTGGCAGTGTTTTGTCAATGCCAATCGCACCGCAAAGATTAGGGAAACAGATTTCTTATGCATTTTATGCTGGAGAAAACTTACTGAGTGGACCATTTCCTGGGAACTTGTTTGAAAACTGCAACACATTGGATGCACTGTTTGTTAATATTAGCTACAACAGAATGTCTGGTCAGATTCCAGCTGAAATCAGTAAAATTTGCAAATCTCTCAAATTTCTGGATGTTTCTGTGAATGAAATAACTGGGCCCATTCCCCCTAGCGTTGGAGACTTGGTTTCTCTTGTTTCTCTTAATTTGAGCTCAAACCTTTTACAAGACCAGATTCCGAGCAGTTTTGGGCAGATGAAGGATCTCAGGTATATTTCTTTGGCTGGTAACAATCTGACTGGATCTATTCCTTCCAGCTTTGGGCAACTGCAATCTTTACAAGTGCTGGACCTGTCTTCAAATTCTCTTTCTGGTGAAATTCCTGAAGGTCTGGTCAATTTGAGAAACCTGGCTGTTCTTCTGCTCAATAATAACAAACTCTCTGGGCAAATTCCCTCTGGTTTGGCAAATGTGACCATGCTCTCTGCGTTCAATGTGTCCTTCAATAACCTGTCTGGGCCATTGCCATCAAGTAATAATTTGATGAAATGCAGCAGTCTTCTTGGAAACCCTCTTCTACAGCCTTGCCATGCATACTCCTTAATGCCATCTTCAGATCAAGCAAGAGCTGGTGATTCACAAAATTATGCTGCATCACCACCAGGATCTGCAACTCAGAGGACTGGAAATAATGGTTTTAACTCAATTGAGATAGCATCAATAACATCTGCTTCAGCCATTCTTTCAGTTCTTCTAGCACTTGTTATCTTATTCCTCTACACCAGGAAGTGGAattcaaaatccaaaattatCAGCAGcacaaaaaaagaagtaaCAATTTTCTCAGACATTGGGGTTCCATTGACATTTGACAGTGTTGTGCGGGCCACAGGGAATTTCAATGCTAGCAACTGTATTGGGAATGGAGGTTTTGGGTCAACTTATAAAGCCGAGATCTCTACTGGAGTTTTAGTGGCAATAAAGCGGCTGGCAATTGGACGGTTGCAAGGTTTTGAACACTTTGATgcagaaattaaaattcttggGAGGTTGCGCCACGCAAATCTTGTCACTTTAATTGGTTATCATGTCAGTGAAACGGAGACATTCCTTGTATACAATTATTTGCCAGGTGGTAACTTGGAGAAGTTTATTCAGGAGAGGTCCACTAGAGCTGTGGACTGGAGGATACTTTACAAAATTGCTTTGGACATAGCCCGTGCTCTAGCCTACCTGCATGATGAATGTGTCCCACGAATTCTCCATCGTGACGTCAAGCCCAGTAATATCCTGTTGGATGATGATTATACTGCTTATTTGTCAGACTTTGGTTTGGCCAGACTTTTGGGAACTTCAGAGACCCATGCTACCACAGGTGTAGCTGGAACTTTTGGGTATGTTGCTCCAGAGTATGCAATGACTTGCCGTGTATCTGATAAGGCTGATGTTTACAGTTATGGGGTGGTGCTCCTTGAGTTGCTCTCAGATAAGAAAGCCTTAGATCCCTCGTTTTCTCCGTATGGAAATGGTTTCAACATTGTTCAATGGTCTTGCTTGCTATTGCGACAAGGCCAGGCCAAGGAGTTCTTCACCGCAGGGTTATGGGATGCAGGTCCCCAGAATGACTTGGTAGAAGTCCTACACTTGGCAGTTGTTTGTACTGTTGATTCTCTCTCTACCAGACCGACAATGAAACAAGTTGTAAGACGGCTGAAGCAACTTCAGCCATCATCATGTTAG